In a single window of the Pontibacter russatus genome:
- a CDS encoding SusC/RagA family TonB-linked outer membrane protein, whose translation MKWKFTKRIIAVSGTALLFAVAPCFQSGQAFAGAVNRPAAIFQETQVTGVVTSAEDNIPLPGVSIAVKGGSAGTVTDGEGRYQLSVPGNATLVFSYIGFTAQEVPVSSRNQINVRLRADQKQLDEVVVIGYGTQKKGDVTSAVSSVGKEDFVQGAVRDAAQLVQGKVAGLRISTPSGDPTANTQINLRGISSINGNSEPLVLIDGVPGNLNTVAPEDIESVDVLKDGSAAAIYGTRATGGVILITTRKNAGERSTIEYNAYATVQTIARRPELLTGDDYRRLIREEGIGYTDYGGNTDWLDEIMQTPVSHNHNLTFFGGNATTNFTGSLNYRNWEGIFKRSGQERFTVRADLNHSMFSDKLRANIQVINRINSAEQGGAGGYAYRQAIIRNPTDHVRTETGEWQQRDGYFYENPVALIEETNSENTYREMRMSGSLDYSPIKDLDIRMLVSHIQTNSLWGYATTFEHTDTWLNNRNSNANRSTDAERRNLLELTSNYSKTIDKHRFTVLGGYSWQDETAEGFNASNWNFPTDAYGWNNLGAGQALQAGQAAMGSYKQKWQLAGFFGRLTYSWDDRYLLMASVRREGSSRFGVNNQWGTFPAVSAGWRLSKEPFMAGMSAITDLKLRAGYGVTGTIAGEPYLSQISYDFRQGNGAFIGGKWVPGFVPARNFNPDLRWEKKEEYNAGIDFAFLGNRISGSVDAYRREINDLLYNIEVPQPPNLVGFTMINAGTLRNEGIEVLVNFTPVQNGDFEWNSNLTFSTNRNELVSLSNDQFENTNDFFNAGYTGEPVQDYTHRVVVGEPVGRFYVWKTVGVDENGTWLVENADGETISINDATQEDRQFYGNGIPKQIAGWNNSFRFKSFDLSVNMRGAFGHDILNFQRMFYENPKNPTYNMLKKAYDPVYGQRLNNDLVYVSHYIEKGDYIKLDNVTLGYTLPANLISFVLNARVYVSGLNLATITDYEGIDPEGVSYTGFDPGNDQRDKYPTTRTFTAGLSLTF comes from the coding sequence ATGAAATGGAAATTTACAAAACGGATTATTGCGGTCTCGGGGACTGCGCTACTGTTTGCCGTAGCCCCCTGCTTTCAGAGTGGGCAAGCTTTTGCAGGTGCGGTAAATCGCCCTGCGGCTATTTTTCAGGAAACGCAGGTAACAGGAGTGGTCACCTCCGCAGAGGATAACATTCCTTTGCCTGGTGTGTCCATCGCTGTGAAAGGAGGCAGTGCCGGAACAGTGACGGATGGGGAAGGCCGGTACCAGCTTTCAGTGCCGGGCAATGCCACGCTCGTGTTCAGTTATATCGGCTTTACTGCGCAGGAAGTGCCCGTAAGCAGCAGGAATCAAATTAATGTGCGCCTGAGAGCAGATCAGAAGCAACTGGACGAAGTAGTGGTGATAGGCTACGGAACACAAAAGAAAGGGGATGTGACAAGTGCGGTTTCAAGCGTTGGCAAAGAGGATTTCGTGCAGGGGGCTGTGCGGGATGCCGCGCAGCTGGTGCAGGGGAAAGTGGCGGGTCTGCGCATTTCAACGCCAAGCGGCGATCCGACGGCCAATACGCAGATCAACCTGAGAGGCATCAGCTCCATCAACGGAAACTCAGAGCCGCTGGTGCTGATAGATGGGGTGCCCGGTAACCTGAACACCGTGGCCCCGGAGGACATCGAGTCGGTGGACGTGCTGAAGGACGGGTCGGCGGCGGCCATATATGGCACGCGCGCCACAGGCGGCGTTATCCTGATCACGACCCGTAAAAACGCAGGCGAGCGCAGCACAATCGAGTACAATGCCTATGCCACGGTGCAGACGATTGCCAGAAGACCTGAGCTGCTGACCGGAGATGACTACCGCCGGCTGATTCGGGAGGAAGGGATAGGCTACACCGACTATGGCGGCAACACCGACTGGCTGGATGAAATTATGCAGACGCCGGTCAGCCATAACCACAACCTGACCTTCTTCGGGGGCAATGCCACCACCAATTTCACAGGCTCCCTGAACTACCGGAACTGGGAGGGCATCTTCAAGCGGTCTGGGCAGGAGCGTTTTACGGTGAGGGCCGACCTGAACCATTCGATGTTCAGCGACAAGCTCAGAGCCAACATACAGGTGATCAACCGCATCAACTCGGCCGAACAGGGCGGTGCGGGCGGTTATGCCTATCGGCAGGCGATCATCCGAAACCCCACCGACCATGTCAGAACAGAGACAGGCGAATGGCAGCAACGGGACGGCTACTTTTATGAAAATCCGGTGGCCCTGATAGAAGAGACAAACTCCGAGAACACCTACAGGGAAATGCGGATGAGCGGTAGCCTGGACTATTCGCCGATCAAAGACCTGGACATCCGGATGCTGGTGTCCCATATCCAGACAAACTCTTTGTGGGGCTATGCCACCACCTTTGAGCATACCGACACCTGGCTGAACAACAGGAACAGCAATGCCAACCGCAGCACAGACGCTGAACGGAGAAACCTGCTGGAGTTGACCTCCAATTACTCCAAAACCATCGACAAGCACCGCTTTACCGTGCTGGGTGGCTATAGCTGGCAGGACGAGACAGCCGAGGGTTTTAACGCCAGCAACTGGAATTTCCCGACCGATGCCTACGGCTGGAACAACTTAGGGGCCGGGCAGGCGTTGCAGGCAGGTCAGGCGGCCATGGGCAGCTACAAGCAGAAATGGCAGCTGGCCGGTTTCTTCGGCCGCCTGACCTATAGCTGGGACGACAGATACCTGTTAATGGCCAGCGTGCGCCGCGAAGGCTCCTCCCGGTTCGGGGTAAATAACCAATGGGGTACTTTCCCGGCAGTATCTGCCGGATGGCGCCTCAGCAAGGAACCGTTCATGGCAGGAATGTCGGCTATTACGGACCTGAAGTTAAGGGCAGGCTATGGCGTAACCGGCACAATTGCTGGCGAGCCTTATCTGTCGCAGATCAGCTATGACTTCAGGCAGGGGAATGGTGCGTTTATCGGCGGGAAGTGGGTGCCGGGCTTTGTGCCGGCGCGTAACTTCAACCCGGACCTTCGCTGGGAAAAGAAGGAAGAGTACAATGCAGGGATTGACTTCGCTTTCCTCGGCAACCGTATCAGCGGCTCGGTAGATGCTTATCGCCGTGAAATCAATGATCTATTGTACAACATCGAGGTGCCTCAACCACCTAACTTAGTTGGTTTCACGATGATCAACGCCGGTACCCTGAGAAACGAGGGGATCGAGGTTTTGGTGAATTTTACCCCGGTGCAGAACGGTGACTTTGAGTGGAATTCCAACCTGACCTTCTCCACGAACCGGAATGAACTCGTGTCCCTGTCAAACGACCAGTTTGAAAACACGAATGATTTCTTCAACGCAGGATATACCGGTGAGCCTGTGCAGGACTACACCCACCGCGTGGTGGTAGGGGAGCCTGTAGGGCGGTTCTATGTCTGGAAAACGGTGGGAGTCGATGAAAACGGCACCTGGCTCGTGGAAAACGCAGACGGGGAGACGATCTCCATCAACGATGCCACCCAGGAAGACCGCCAGTTTTACGGCAACGGCATCCCGAAGCAGATAGCAGGCTGGAACAACTCCTTCCGGTTTAAGAGCTTTGACCTGTCGGTGAACATGCGGGGCGCCTTCGGGCACGACATCCTTAACTTCCAGCGGATGTTTTACGAGAATCCGAAGAACCCAACCTACAACATGCTCAAGAAGGCATACGATCCGGTATATGGCCAGCGGCTGAACAACGACTTGGTCTATGTGAGCCACTACATCGAGAAAGGCGACTATATAAAGCTGGACAATGTGACGCTGGGCTATACGCTGCCTGCCAACCTGATCAGCTTTGTCCTGAATGC